The following is a genomic window from Rhododendron vialii isolate Sample 1 chromosome 9a, ASM3025357v1.
TCCCGCTGGCACGCAGAGTTTTGGCCACGGACGGACAACCATTGACAGTCCAACGCAGCTTCGAAGACACGGCGGGCAGACCACTGATCTGAGGCAaacaaccacaccaaaccagTCACATAAAGACTAGACACAAAGTTATTTGCCCACCACCGCACCCTCCGGATCTAGGGAAAACCCAAACCGGAAAACAAAAACCGGACTGGAAAAACAGCCGGAGAAAACacagagaaacaaaaaacacaaagtGTAGCATTTTTGAAACAGAAAACACTCTAACCCAACCGCACACTTTATTACTCACCGCCGCCCCTCGAGAACTTCAGATCTGGGAAACTCATGTGCTAAATGGAGGAATCTGATAATTTGGCTTGAGAATTTGCTATTGAGGTTTATTGCATGAAAAAACTTCATCGTTCATAATTCATGTCTTGTCGCCtggtttcattttctttttggctATTTTCTCCCTGGCTTAGTAACTTGAATTCCTGTGCTAACTTGAGGTTAATTGGATATTTGAGCTTGTGCATTTTTCATATCTTATATTGCCATTGTTTGCAGGTTATAGCAGTTAATGGGAAGTTTCCTGGTCCAACTCTTAATGTTACTACTAACTACAATGTTGTAGTAAATGTCACGAACAAATTGGATGAAAGTCTCCTCATTACTTGGTAGGTATCAGCAAACTCTTAACAAAAACCTATCtactttcaatttttcaatagCTGGGCTTTTGCACATCAAGTAATTCTAAGGCTTCCGCGATATATGGCACCGACAGGCCTGGAGTGCAAATGCGTCGTGCTGCTTGGCAAGATGGTGTTCTGGGGACAAACTGCCCTATCCCTCCAATGTGGAACTGGACCTATCAGTTTCAAGTCAAAGATCAGGTCGGTAGCTTCTTCTATTTCCCCTCGCTCAATTTTCAGAGAGCAGCAGGTGGCTATGGTTCTTTCGTCATCAGCAACAAGAATGAGGTCCTACTGCCTTTTAATGCCCCGGATGCGgatattttcattatgattggTGATTGGTATAAGCGAAACCATACGGTTAGTATTTGTTTCAGTTTTTGTGGGTTTGAGTTACTGTTAAATGGAAATTTGATTTCAGTAAGTACAAATATAATGCTTGTTGGTCCCTGAACTTCAGGCACTTAGTAAGGATCTTGATGCTGGAAAAGAACTTGGTATACCTGATGGGGTTCTGATTAATGGGAAGGGACCTTATAGATATAGTAATACGCTGGTTCGGGGTGGCATTGATCATGAAACCATCAAAGTTGAACCAGGTAATGTAGCTTTTAAATGATTCTTACATGAAGAGATTTACGGTCATTTGGAAGCTCTTCTCATAGTGAACTGATTTATAATTCTATTGTCATGTTTGTTGACTGTTACTTTTTCCTTTTCACTTACTAAACCTCCTTGTTCAGCAGAATTAAGGCCACTCAACTTAGATGTGCGCTTTAGTCTGTATCTCTTGGTTTGTAGAACTGGCACATACCCCAATGCATTTTAGCTAGACTTAGTTCTCTTTGATTTAGTAGGTTGGAATTAAAAGGGTACGCCCTTCTTTTGTCAAGTGTATTATTTTCTTCCGAGTTATACTCAGAATTTCCAATGAAAAACGTTCTCCTTTTATCTGCCAGTATAAAGTGGAATCCATTTCATTTCCAATTGTTCTGCATTAACAGCTTCCCACACTGTTGTACACTTTCCTACTTGAGCATACTGTAAAATCTTCGTGTTCGATCTAAACTAGGTGTGGTGCAATTTATTTTTCTGCAGGAAAAACTTACCGAATACGTGTGCACAATGTGGGGGTCTCAACTTGTTTGAATTTCCGAATCCAGAACCATAATCTGCTTCTAGTAGAAACGGAGGGTGACTACACTTTACAAGAAAGCTTTAGTAGCTTAGATATCCATGTTGGGCAGTCTTACTCTTTTTTAGTTACCATGAATCAAAGTGCAAGTAGCGACTACTATATAGTGGCAAGTGCTAGGTTTGTGAACCAGGATCTTTGGCAAAGGGTTACTGGTGTTGCTATCTTGCACTACTCCAATTCAAAAGGAAAGGCAACTGGTCCTCTCCCTGATCCACCAAATGATGTTTACGACAAGTCATTTGTTCTGACCGAGGCATTGACCATCAGGTTTGTTGCTTGGTTCTCATTATGATGTCATTTTGAATCCGTGTAGTCCAACATTTTCATGATTTTATGGTATGCATCAGAGTGTCTTGAATGAGATTCAAGGGAGAAAAATAAATGGTTATCTTTAGAtataattttggtgaaattggAATGTGAGactttcaatggatgaaagagGAGGAAGTTGGTAAGTTGTCTGATTAACATTGACTAAAACAGTACTCAACTCATACTTCTCATTGCAGACTGCACATTTTTGTCCTTTGAGAAACGTAAAAAGTATCtccaaaaaaatccttttaGACTTCTAGCTTAACCATATATTCTTCAAAAGCTAATGTAACTCAAATGCCAAACCAATGCTTCAAACAATATCAAACTCTACTGTTAATACACCTCCTTTCCCATGGTCTTCGGTTtgagcccccccccccctccactccttttttttttcctcccatttTTCTATGTACTCTTACCGTATCTAATTATCACAGATCTAGGTTGATTATTTTTTCCTGTACTGGACTTTTATCAGGCAAAACGCATCTGCAAGTGGATCTCGTAGAAACCCTCAAGGTTCTTTTCACTATGGTTTGATCAACGTGACTGACACATACGTGTTAAGGAGCATGCCACCGGTTGTTATTGATGGAAAACTCCGGTCGACGTTTAATGGAATTTCATTTGTCAATCCTAACACACCAGTTAGACTTGCCGACAAATTTAAAGTGAAAGGTGATTACAAGCTTGATTTCCCAAGCAGGCCACTGAATGGACCCCCTCGTAGTGACATATCTTCGATTAATGGTACATATAAGGGCTTCGTTGAAATCATATTGCAGAACAATGATACAGTTGTGCAGAGCTTTCACATGGATGGTTactcattttttgttgttgggtaCATTTCTTACCTTGGGTATCACTATGCAATATCGAATTTCCGTCTGAGTTTGTTGATAACTATGTTATTGCTATTGTAGGATGGACTATGGGGAATGGACTAATGGTAG
Proteins encoded in this region:
- the LOC131300044 gene encoding monocopper oxidase-like protein SKU5, whose product is MEFLGSVGLRLVLYVALLFGLCFAGDPFAKFDLELSYITVSPLGSPQQVIAVNGKFPGPTLNVTTNYNVVVNVTNKLDESLLITWPGVQMRRAAWQDGVLGTNCPIPPMWNWTYQFQVKDQVGSFFYFPSLNFQRAAGGYGSFVISNKNEVLLPFNAPDADIFIMIGDWYKRNHTALSKDLDAGKELGIPDGVLINGKGPYRYSNTLVRGGIDHETIKVEPGKTYRIRVHNVGVSTCLNFRIQNHNLLLVETEGDYTLQESFSSLDIHVGQSYSFLVTMNQSASSDYYIVASARFVNQDLWQRVTGVAILHYSNSKGKATGPLPDPPNDVYDKSFVLTEALTIRQNASASGSRRNPQGSFHYGLINVTDTYVLRSMPPVVIDGKLRSTFNGISFVNPNTPVRLADKFKVKGDYKLDFPSRPLNGPPRSDISSINGTYKGFVEIILQNNDTVVQSFHMDGYSFFVVGMDYGEWTNGSRKSYNKWDAIFRCTIQVFPGGWTAIMVSLDNVGVWNLRTENLDRWYLGQETYMRIVNPEENNTTELAAPDNVLYCGALGYMQKPQRTCSSASTVGAQSRLDFTLLILFSAAILVMW